The Pyrococcus kukulkanii genome contains a region encoding:
- the hisS gene encoding histidine--tRNA ligase, with product MIERVKGTRDFLPEEMAKRRWVFERIREVFERYNFKEVLTPVMEYTKLFELRSGEEVVKQLYAFKDKGGRNVSLRPDMTSSVARLYVNQFQNAPKPIKWYYIANMFRYEEPQSGRYREFWQAGVELIGSDRVEADAEVISLFVESYLSVGLKDFTVNIGDRVLLDEFAKMLGVKDDIGLMRIIDKKDKLTQEEFIDELKKFGLDDAEVEKVLSLVEIRGRPDEVLPKAEELFKSEKAQDEIKKLYELVDILNAYGVSSWVVIDLGIARGFDYYTSVVFEAIAPNELGIGSIGGGGRYDNLIEVFGGRPTPATGFAIGVERLIPILEWKGVIPEIDLSPDVYVVSVGDTKREAISIASRLRREGVKVEVELMGRKLRKALDYANRIKAKITIIVGRKDLERGVITIRDMESGEQREVKVEEVAKEVKRFLKV from the coding sequence ATGATAGAGAGGGTAAAGGGAACGAGGGATTTTCTTCCGGAAGAGATGGCGAAGAGAAGATGGGTGTTCGAAAGAATAAGGGAAGTTTTCGAGAGATATAACTTTAAGGAGGTTCTAACTCCAGTAATGGAGTACACTAAATTGTTTGAACTCAGGAGTGGGGAAGAGGTAGTGAAGCAGCTGTATGCGTTCAAGGATAAGGGAGGGAGGAATGTCTCTCTAAGGCCGGACATGACATCAAGCGTTGCTAGACTTTACGTCAACCAATTTCAGAATGCTCCAAAGCCCATAAAGTGGTACTATATAGCCAACATGTTCCGATATGAAGAGCCTCAGAGCGGTCGCTACAGGGAGTTTTGGCAAGCTGGGGTTGAGCTTATAGGGAGCGATAGGGTTGAGGCAGATGCCGAGGTGATTTCTCTCTTCGTCGAGAGCTACCTCTCCGTTGGTTTGAAAGACTTTACAGTGAACATTGGAGATAGAGTTTTGCTTGACGAGTTCGCAAAGATGCTCGGGGTTAAGGATGACATAGGCCTAATGAGGATAATAGATAAGAAGGACAAGCTCACCCAGGAAGAGTTCATAGATGAGCTCAAGAAGTTTGGGCTTGACGATGCTGAAGTTGAGAAAGTTCTCTCGCTTGTGGAGATAAGGGGCAGACCAGATGAAGTTTTACCGAAGGCCGAGGAGTTGTTTAAGAGCGAAAAGGCCCAGGATGAGATAAAAAAATTGTACGAGCTTGTTGATATCCTAAATGCTTATGGGGTTTCATCCTGGGTTGTGATAGATCTTGGGATTGCAAGAGGATTTGATTACTACACGAGTGTCGTCTTTGAGGCTATTGCACCCAATGAGCTTGGAATAGGATCTATTGGTGGGGGAGGAAGGTACGACAACTTAATCGAGGTGTTCGGTGGGAGGCCTACCCCGGCGACTGGCTTTGCGATAGGTGTTGAGAGGCTTATTCCGATCTTAGAATGGAAGGGGGTAATTCCCGAAATAGATCTCTCACCGGACGTGTATGTCGTTTCAGTAGGAGACACAAAGAGAGAGGCAATTTCGATAGCTTCAAGGCTTAGAAGAGAAGGTGTTAAGGTTGAAGTAGAACTCATGGGGAGGAAGCTGAGGAAGGCCCTCGACTACGCAAACAGGATTAAAGCTAAGATAACAATAATCGTTGGAAGGAAGGACTTGGAAAGGGGGGTTATAACGATTAGAGATATGGAAAGTGGAGAGCAGAGGGAGGTAAAAGTTGAAGAAGTTGCCAAGGAGGTTAAAAGGTTTTTAAAGGTCTGA